A window of Mytilus edulis chromosome 10, xbMytEdul2.2, whole genome shotgun sequence contains these coding sequences:
- the LOC139492429 gene encoding uncharacterized protein — MHYIDLLQAKKKLEVGKTVAFKISCDDKTLRKVPGGFAVNFQAHYDDYANIALHFNPREKSSKVVVNTRINKKWETELHIEDDMVGHVYFDSPFELKINVNEKNHVLIYVNGKFKTGYFCKIDITTAKYLCFPEGVRIMDD, encoded by the exons ATGCATTAT ATTGACTTATTACAAGCCAAGAAAAAGCTCGAAGTTGGAAAGACTGTTGCCTTTAAAATCAGCTGTGATGATAAAACCCTCAGAAAAGTGCCTGG TGGATTTGCTGTTAATTTTCAAGCCCATTATGATGACTATGCAAATATTGCTTTGCACTTCAATCCAAGagaaaaatcatcaaaagttGTAGTGAATACTCGCATTAATAAGAAATGGGAAACTGAACTACATATTGAGGACGATATGGTGGGCCATGTGTACTTCGACTCCCCCTTCGAATTGAAAATCAACgtgaatgaaaaaaatcatgttcttATTTATGTTAATGGTAAATTTAAAACAGGATATTTCTGTAAAATTGATATAACAACAGCCAAATATCTTTGTTTTCCAGAAGGCGTACGGATCATGGATGATTAA